The following coding sequences lie in one Monomorium pharaonis isolate MP-MQ-018 chromosome 1, ASM1337386v2, whole genome shotgun sequence genomic window:
- the LOC105828712 gene encoding growth arrest-specific protein 2 isoform X2 codes for MSYTSRFPSSQHTRYRSSWGPSSVSVFNRADVPRPSPEEEEFEFYHERLHSAQSRQLIPLQEDLADWINKTINVDYITGDNFFDVLDNGVIVCRLARVIQEKARSATEAGRAKGPVPVIRGRCWENAARRSFFSRDNMENFIQFCRRLGVHENLLFESDDLVLHNQPRNVVLCLLEVARLAARYYSLEPPGLVQLEREIAAEQERDLHCLSDSGISHSSLVSWQFQSPSPTATPRPPQEKIKHSSSASEVATTGTRWLDPVTGAAHETEMRRSVSDNGPTGSDGVPSDTTEDDWSRGSVEDPDEVPSPSSSPSPSPAEPPEHTGPITELDRKVRRATEAVQRLCQCPSNKCSKLKVRKVGEGRYHIAGRNVFIRLLKGRHMMVRVGGGWDTLEHFLARHDPCQKCKSTVCKGIPKQRNTRRVMSAR; via the exons ATGTCGTACACCAGCCGATTCCCGTCCTCCCAGCACACCCGGTATCGCAGTAGCTGGGGCCCGTCCTCGGTCTCCGTCTTCAATCGCGCCGACGTGCCGCGGCCCTCGCCGGAAGAGGAAGAGTTCGAGTTCTATCACGAGCGGCTGCACTCGGCGCAGAGCCGTCAGCTGATACCGCTCCAGGAGGACTTGGCCGATTGGATCAACAAGACGATAA ATGTGGATTACATAACGGGTGACAATTTCTTCGACGTGCTTGACAATGGGGTGATTGTCTGTCGATTGGCCAGAGTCATACAAGAAAAGGCGAGATCCGCAACAGAGGCTGGACGAGCAAAAGGa CCGGTACCAGTGATACGTGGACGTTGCTGGGAGAATGCGGCCCGACGCAGCTTTTTTTCCCGCGACAACATGGAGAACTTCATACAATTCTGCCGGCGACTGGGTGTCCACGAAAATCTTCTCTTTGAAAGTGACGATCTCG TTTTGCACAATCAGCCACGGAATGTCGTGTTGTGCCTGCTGGAAGTCGCGAGACTGGCGGCTAGATACTACTCTCTGGAGCCGCCCGGGCTCGTGCAACTCGAGAGAGAAATCGCGGCCGAACAGGAGAGGGACCTTCATTGTTTGTCCGACAGCGGTATATCCCACAGCAGTCTCGTCTCTTGGCAGTTCCAGTCGCCGTCGCCGACCGCGACACCCAGGCCGCCGCAGGAGAAGATCAAACACAGCAG CTCGGCGTCCGAGGTCGCGACGACGGGCACACGATGGCTGGACCCGGTAACTGGTGCTGCGCATGAAACCGAAATGCGAAGGTCCGTCAGCGACAACGGGCCGACTGGAAGTGACGGAGTGCCCAGCGACACTACAGAGGACGACTGGTCCCGCGGTAGCGTCGAGGATCCCGACGAAGTGCCGTCACCGTCGAGCTCGCCGTCACCATCGCCGGCCGAACCACCGGAGCACACCGGACCGATAACAGAACTCGATCGCAAG GTGCGAAGAGCCACCGAGGCCGTCCAGAGACTCTGCCAGTGCCCGTCCAATAAGTGCTCCAAGCTGAAGGTGCGCAAAGTCGGCGAAGGCCGCTACCACATCGCGGGACGGAATGTCTTTATCAGA CTTCTCAAGGGACGGCACATGATGGTGAGAGTGGGCGGCGGATGGGACACTCTGGAGCATTTTCTGGCGAGGCACGACCCCTGTCAG AAGTGCAAGAGCACAGTGTGCAAGGGAATACCAAAGCAAAGAAACACGCGACGAGTAATGTCGGCTCGTTGA
- the LOC105828712 gene encoding growth arrest-specific protein 2 isoform X1, whose protein sequence is MSYTSRFPSSQHTRYRSSWGPSSVSVFNRADVPRPSPEEEEFEFYHERLHSAQSRQLIPLQEDLADWINKTINVDYITGDNFFDVLDNGVIVCRLARVIQEKARSATEAGRAKGPVPVIRGRCWENAARRSFFSRDNMENFIQFCRRLGVHENLLFESDDLVLHNQPRNVVLCLLEVARLAARYYSLEPPGLVQLEREIAAEQERDLHCLSDSGISHSSLVSWQFQSPSPTATPRPPQEKIKHSSSASEVATTGTRWLDPVTGAAHETEMRRSVSDNGPTGSDGVPSDTTEDDWSRGSVEDPDEVPSPSSSPSPSPAEPPEHTGPITELDRKVRRATEAVQRLCQCPSNKCSKLKVRKVGEGRYHIAGRNVFIRLLKGRHMMVRVGGGWDTLEHFLARHDPCQVRVLNREGTPPPGTKHDSFLHIRAKYRSSPSEPSLSRRSLA, encoded by the exons ATGTCGTACACCAGCCGATTCCCGTCCTCCCAGCACACCCGGTATCGCAGTAGCTGGGGCCCGTCCTCGGTCTCCGTCTTCAATCGCGCCGACGTGCCGCGGCCCTCGCCGGAAGAGGAAGAGTTCGAGTTCTATCACGAGCGGCTGCACTCGGCGCAGAGCCGTCAGCTGATACCGCTCCAGGAGGACTTGGCCGATTGGATCAACAAGACGATAA ATGTGGATTACATAACGGGTGACAATTTCTTCGACGTGCTTGACAATGGGGTGATTGTCTGTCGATTGGCCAGAGTCATACAAGAAAAGGCGAGATCCGCAACAGAGGCTGGACGAGCAAAAGGa CCGGTACCAGTGATACGTGGACGTTGCTGGGAGAATGCGGCCCGACGCAGCTTTTTTTCCCGCGACAACATGGAGAACTTCATACAATTCTGCCGGCGACTGGGTGTCCACGAAAATCTTCTCTTTGAAAGTGACGATCTCG TTTTGCACAATCAGCCACGGAATGTCGTGTTGTGCCTGCTGGAAGTCGCGAGACTGGCGGCTAGATACTACTCTCTGGAGCCGCCCGGGCTCGTGCAACTCGAGAGAGAAATCGCGGCCGAACAGGAGAGGGACCTTCATTGTTTGTCCGACAGCGGTATATCCCACAGCAGTCTCGTCTCTTGGCAGTTCCAGTCGCCGTCGCCGACCGCGACACCCAGGCCGCCGCAGGAGAAGATCAAACACAGCAG CTCGGCGTCCGAGGTCGCGACGACGGGCACACGATGGCTGGACCCGGTAACTGGTGCTGCGCATGAAACCGAAATGCGAAGGTCCGTCAGCGACAACGGGCCGACTGGAAGTGACGGAGTGCCCAGCGACACTACAGAGGACGACTGGTCCCGCGGTAGCGTCGAGGATCCCGACGAAGTGCCGTCACCGTCGAGCTCGCCGTCACCATCGCCGGCCGAACCACCGGAGCACACCGGACCGATAACAGAACTCGATCGCAAG GTGCGAAGAGCCACCGAGGCCGTCCAGAGACTCTGCCAGTGCCCGTCCAATAAGTGCTCCAAGCTGAAGGTGCGCAAAGTCGGCGAAGGCCGCTACCACATCGCGGGACGGAATGTCTTTATCAGA CTTCTCAAGGGACGGCACATGATGGTGAGAGTGGGCGGCGGATGGGACACTCTGGAGCATTTTCTGGCGAGGCACGACCCCTGTCAGGTGAGGGTCCTCAACCGCGAGGGCACGCCGCCTCCTGGCACCAAACACGACAGCTTTTTGCACATTCGCGCCAAGTATCGCAGTTCGCCGTCGGAGCCGAGCCTCTCACGTCGATCGCTAGCCTAG